Proteins from a genomic interval of Benincasa hispida cultivar B227 chromosome 7, ASM972705v1, whole genome shotgun sequence:
- the LOC120082113 gene encoding thioredoxin H1-like, which yields MADMGKVVSCHTVGSWKQQLLKAKQYNKLVVVNFTATWCGPCRTMAPVLEDLASKMRNNDVLFLKVDVDELMSVANELGVGALPSFQFFKNGKLVDKFVGARKDVLHSTVSKHVVQS from the exons ATGGCTGATATGGGGAAAGTAGTTTCATGCCACACTGTTGGCTCATGGAAGCAACAGCTCCTCAAAGCCAAACAATACAACAAATTG GTCGTCGTGAATTTTACAGCAACGTGGTGTGGCCCGTGTCGTACCATGGCTCCAGTTCTTGAAGACTTAGCGAGTAAAATGAGGAACAATGACGTTTTGTTTCTGAAAGTGGACGTTGACGAACTCATG AGTGTTGCTAATGAGTTGGGAGTGGGAGCTCTGCCCTCGTTTCAGTTCTTCAAGAACGGAAAGTTAGTAGACAAGTTCGTGGGGGCAAGGAAAGATGTATTGCACAGCACTGTATCCAAACATGTCGTACAAAGCTGA